A window from Mycobacterium saskatchewanense encodes these proteins:
- a CDS encoding bacterial proteasome activator family protein, giving the protein MTAADDDSDERSLTDLVEQPAKVMRIGTMIKQLLEEVRAAPLDEASRNRLREIHATSIRELEEGLAPELREELERLTLPFDEGSAPSDAELRIAQAQLVGWLEGLFHGIQTALFAQQMAARAQLEQMRQGALPPGIGKPGQGAHGHGQYL; this is encoded by the coding sequence ATGACGGCGGCCGACGACGACTCCGACGAACGCTCGCTGACCGATCTGGTGGAACAGCCGGCGAAGGTCATGCGGATCGGCACCATGATCAAGCAACTGCTCGAGGAGGTGCGCGCCGCACCGCTCGACGAGGCCAGCCGCAACCGGCTGCGCGAGATCCACGCGACCAGCATCCGTGAGCTGGAGGAAGGCCTGGCGCCGGAACTGCGTGAGGAACTCGAACGGCTGACCCTGCCGTTCGACGAGGGCTCCGCGCCGTCGGACGCCGAGCTGCGCATCGCCCAGGCCCAGCTGGTCGGGTGGTTGGAAGGCCTGTTCCACGGCATCCAAACCGCGCTGTTCGCGCAGCAGATGGCCGCGCGCGCCCAGCTGGAGCAGATGCGCCAGGGCGCGCTCCCGCCCGGAATCGGCAAGCCGGGCCAGGGCGCCCACGGTCACGGGCAGTACCTGTAA